In one window of Maribacter sp. BPC-D8 DNA:
- a CDS encoding DUF4097 family beta strand repeat-containing protein, translating into MYENILADHIDFIQVDATNCFIVEVQTGKSNEISIVAEMEGEYSQDLDLEVSTNGSTLFVETGFTPNFENPNDKLSAHKVISISLKLRIPSYKNLEIYGTNTRVELDGGYNKLHVSLSDGTCVLNNIEAEAEIKSQSGNIKVFSSAAAISATSKYGEVSANLIPKGNSTFTLETVTGNIDLTKTE; encoded by the coding sequence ATGTATGAAAATATTTTAGCAGATCATATTGATTTTATTCAGGTTGATGCTACCAACTGCTTTATTGTAGAAGTGCAAACAGGTAAGAGCAATGAAATTAGTATTGTAGCAGAAATGGAGGGTGAATATAGTCAAGACCTAGATTTAGAAGTCTCCACTAATGGTTCTACCCTTTTTGTTGAAACAGGCTTTACTCCGAATTTCGAAAATCCTAATGATAAACTAAGTGCTCATAAAGTAATTTCAATTTCATTGAAATTAAGAATTCCTTCGTATAAAAATCTAGAAATCTATGGTACCAATACTAGGGTAGAATTAGATGGGGGTTATAATAAATTGCATGTTTCATTATCAGACGGCACATGTGTATTGAATAATATAGAGGCCGAAGCTGAAATAAAATCTCAAAGTGGTAATATTAAAGTCTTTTCTTCAGCGGCTGCGATAAGCGCTACAAGTAAGTATGGTGAGGTTTCTGCGAATCTCATACCAAAAGGAAATTCTACTTTTACATTAGAAACTGTTACAGGAAATATAGATCTCACTAAAACCGAATAA
- a CDS encoding lipoprotein signal peptidase produces MNIKKSVLFILLILIIDQWSKIYIKTHFVLGESVEVFTWFKILFIENEGAAWGAKLSDVLPISDNIGKLVLTVFRLFAIFGIGYWLFDVIKKKASNTLIWAVSLIFAGALGNILDSVFYGAIFNESYNEVATLFSDEPYGKLFYGKVVDMLYFPMVDSTWPTWMPMIGGQNFRFFEPVFNIADTAISTGVGILLVFNKRAFNKEEEAPEQEVESLQD; encoded by the coding sequence ATGAACATTAAAAAATCTGTACTGTTTATTCTATTGATATTAATTATTGATCAATGGAGTAAGATTTATATAAAGACCCATTTCGTTTTGGGTGAGTCTGTTGAGGTATTTACTTGGTTTAAAATACTATTCATAGAAAATGAAGGTGCTGCTTGGGGTGCAAAATTAAGCGACGTTTTACCTATTTCAGATAATATCGGAAAATTAGTTTTAACGGTATTCAGACTATTTGCCATTTTCGGTATAGGGTATTGGCTTTTTGATGTCATTAAGAAAAAAGCTTCGAATACCTTAATTTGGGCGGTTTCATTAATTTTTGCCGGAGCATTGGGTAATATTTTGGACTCCGTTTTTTATGGGGCTATTTTTAATGAAAGTTATAATGAGGTAGCAACCTTATTTTCTGATGAACCTTATGGTAAGTTGTTTTATGGTAAGGTAGTAGATATGTTATACTTTCCAATGGTAGATTCTACTTGGCCAACGTGGATGCCAATGATAGGCGGACAGAATTTTAGATTTTTTGAACCCGTTTTTAATATAGCTGATACTGCCATAAGCACTGGTGTGGGTATATTATTAGTATTTAATAAAAGAGCATTTAATAAAGAGGAAGAGGCACCTGAGCAAGAAGTAGAAAGCCTACAAGATTAA
- a CDS encoding 5-formyltetrahydrofolate cyclo-ligase → MLKKDLRIKYSKLRSSLTPSQLSSQSIAIANSVLQLPIWSNSYFHIFLPIEQKAEINTEGIISILLGKDKNVIVPKIKSSTELEHFLLTDNTKFTNNSLNIPEPVDGITIEPKKLDVVFIPLLAFDKTGNRIGYGKGYYDRFLSDCKEDVIKIGLSFFEAENSIDDIDTTDIPIDYCVTPNKTYSFKTS, encoded by the coding sequence ATGTTGAAGAAAGATTTACGCATAAAATATTCAAAATTACGTAGTTCCCTAACACCCTCTCAATTATCTTCTCAAAGTATAGCAATTGCGAATTCAGTTTTGCAATTGCCAATATGGAGTAATTCGTATTTTCATATTTTTTTACCGATAGAACAAAAAGCTGAGATAAATACAGAAGGTATTATCTCAATACTTCTAGGTAAAGATAAAAATGTGATTGTTCCGAAAATTAAATCTTCTACCGAATTAGAACATTTTCTACTTACCGACAACACAAAATTTACCAACAATAGCTTAAACATACCCGAACCCGTTGACGGTATTACTATTGAACCCAAAAAATTAGATGTTGTTTTTATTCCCCTCTTAGCTTTTGACAAGACAGGAAATAGAATAGGATATGGAAAAGGATATTATGACCGATTTCTAAGTGATTGCAAAGAAGATGTTATAAAAATTGGACTATCTTTTTTTGAAGCAGAAAACTCAATAGATGATATTGACACTACAGATATACCTATCGACTATTGTGTAACACCTAATAAAACCTATTCTTTTAAAACGTCTTAA
- the uvrC gene encoding excinuclease ABC subunit UvrC: MTEIPINIQLSALPTGPGVYQFYDSNDGILYVGKAKNLKKRVSSYFNKNHEYGKTRVLVKKIRSIKHIVVPTESDALLLENNLIKELRPRYNVLLKDDKSYPWLCLKNERFPRFFPTRRVIKDGSEYFGPYTSMKTVRVLLDLIKSVYPLRTCNYDLSAEKINAGKYKVCLEYHLGNCKGPCEGYQSITEYDRQIDDIREIVKGNFKSSITYFKSQMKALAEEMKFEEAQEIKDKIDVLENYQVKTTIVNPKISNVDVFSIISDNAFAYVNFLQLAHGSIIRSHTMEIKKKLEEKDEDLLELAIVEIRDRFKSDSKELYVPFNIAVSPGLKVTVPKLGDKKRILDLSERNAKFFRQERFNQIKIIDPDRHTNRIMAQMKKDIRLSAEPRHIECFDNSNIQGSNPVAACVVFRDGKPSKKEYRHYNIKTVTGPDDFASMEEVVYRRYKRLQEEMQPLPQLIVIDGGKGQLSSALKSLDLLGLRGKIAIIGIAKRLEEIYFPEDPIPLYLDKKSESLKIIQYLRNEAHRFGITFHRNKRSKGAINSELEGIDGVGEKTAQQLLKKFKSVKRIKEATVESLTEEVGASKAKKIYESFRKK; this comes from the coding sequence ATGACAGAAATTCCCATAAACATACAGTTAAGTGCGTTACCTACCGGTCCGGGAGTATATCAGTTTTACGATAGTAATGACGGTATATTATATGTAGGTAAGGCAAAGAATTTAAAGAAACGAGTTTCATCTTATTTCAACAAGAATCATGAATATGGTAAAACCCGGGTTTTAGTCAAAAAGATTCGGTCTATTAAGCATATTGTTGTTCCGACGGAGTCAGACGCCCTTTTACTGGAGAATAATTTAATTAAAGAATTAAGACCTCGGTATAATGTGTTATTAAAGGATGATAAGTCATACCCTTGGCTTTGTCTTAAGAATGAACGATTTCCAAGATTTTTTCCGACCAGAAGAGTCATAAAAGATGGCTCTGAATATTTTGGTCCGTATACTAGTATGAAAACGGTGCGGGTGCTTTTAGATTTGATTAAAAGTGTTTATCCGTTAAGAACATGTAATTATGATTTATCTGCAGAGAAAATTAATGCGGGTAAATATAAGGTGTGTTTAGAGTATCACTTAGGCAATTGTAAAGGACCATGTGAAGGGTATCAATCTATAACAGAGTATGATCGCCAAATAGATGATATACGCGAAATTGTTAAAGGTAATTTTAAATCATCGATCACTTATTTTAAAAGTCAGATGAAAGCACTGGCAGAAGAAATGAAGTTTGAAGAAGCGCAAGAGATAAAAGATAAGATAGATGTTTTAGAGAATTACCAAGTAAAAACGACAATTGTAAACCCTAAGATCAGTAATGTAGATGTTTTCAGTATAATTTCAGACAATGCTTTCGCTTATGTAAATTTTCTACAATTGGCGCATGGGTCAATAATAAGGTCTCATACGATGGAGATCAAGAAGAAGCTTGAAGAGAAAGATGAAGATTTGCTAGAATTGGCTATTGTTGAAATTAGAGATCGATTTAAATCTGATTCAAAAGAACTTTACGTACCTTTTAATATAGCTGTATCGCCAGGGTTAAAAGTAACTGTTCCAAAATTGGGAGATAAAAAGCGAATTCTAGATTTGTCTGAGCGTAATGCAAAATTCTTTAGGCAAGAACGATTTAATCAAATTAAAATAATTGATCCAGATCGCCATACCAATAGAATTATGGCGCAGATGAAAAAAGATATAAGGTTATCTGCAGAACCAAGGCATATAGAGTGTTTTGATAACAGTAATATACAAGGTAGCAATCCTGTAGCGGCTTGTGTTGTGTTTAGAGACGGAAAGCCATCAAAAAAAGAATACAGACATTATAATATAAAGACAGTAACTGGTCCTGATGATTTTGCATCTATGGAAGAAGTCGTGTACCGTAGGTATAAAAGATTACAAGAAGAAATGCAACCATTGCCTCAATTGATTGTCATTGATGGAGGTAAGGGTCAATTATCATCTGCGTTAAAAAGTTTAGATCTTTTAGGATTGCGTGGTAAAATTGCTATTATTGGTATAGCAAAAAGATTAGAGGAGATTTACTTTCCTGAAGACCCCATACCTTTGTATTTAGATAAGAAATCTGAAAGTCTTAAAATCATTCAATATTTACGAAATGAAGCCCATAGATTTGGTATTACATTTCATAGAAATAAAAGAAGTAAAGGAGCTATAAATTCTGAATTGGAAGGTATAGATGGTGTTGGTGAAAAAACGGCGCAACAGTTATTGAAGAAATTTAAATCGGTAAAACGCATTAAAGAAGCCACTGTAGAAAGTCTAACTGAAGAAGTAGGGGCGTCAAAAGCAAAAAAGATATATGAATCTTTTCGTAAAAAATAA
- a CDS encoding patatin-like phospholipase family protein, which translates to MNLFVKNNLGRIPILLSVLLLGAGSLVAQNKEEKKKPKIGLVLSGGGAKGMAHIGALRVIEEAGVKIDYIGGSSMGAIVGALYAAGYTADELDSIFRATNIGSLIQDNLPRSAKTFYEKEDSERYSLTLPIKNFKVTVPPAFSGGQNIYNEFVRLLYHVKDIDDFNMLPTPFVCIATDIETGRQVILNSGYLPEAILASGTLPSLFEPTIINDKVLIDGGVVNNYPIDEVRAMGADIIIGVDVQHDLSDREALLSATEILLQINNYRTVADMKIKSEKTNIYIKPNIEEYSLIDFNRMGEIVKTGEDAANLKIDELRELASGYKKVGHTISVIEADEKLTINRLLIDGNTVHTRGYVKGKLRFNLDEPINFKKLQQGMSNLSATGNFRTIKYKLLDNMNGGEDLILPLDETRNTSFLRLGAHYDDLYKSGALINITKKRILSKDDVASFDFILGDNIRYNFEYYIDKGTYWSFGINSRFNDFDQEINFDLIEDNFEVGTGTTLNRINLNVSDFTNQLYIQTVVKEEFAFTLGAEFKHLQYSTRTFADTPNSTAPGTTASNGRTYFERSNFISAYGALKLDTYDDKYFPSRGLYFNGDMHYYVLSSDFNNNFKDFSVSKARLGMAMPLVNKLSINVETEGGFKLGTSNVTSFDFFLGGYGTDFINNFVPFVGYDFISLPGNSFVKAYARLDYEFAKKNHALFTANFANVDDDLFRTGDWFKAPTYSGYGIGYGLESFLGPINLMYSWTPEIDKSQFFVSVGYWF; encoded by the coding sequence ATGAATCTTTTCGTAAAAAATAATTTAGGTAGAATACCAATACTGTTATCGGTGCTTTTATTGGGTGCCGGTTCTTTGGTTGCTCAAAATAAAGAGGAAAAGAAAAAGCCAAAAATAGGCTTGGTGTTAAGCGGTGGCGGAGCAAAAGGCATGGCGCACATAGGTGCGTTGAGAGTTATTGAAGAGGCTGGTGTTAAAATTGACTATATAGGTGGTTCTAGTATGGGGGCTATTGTGGGTGCGTTATATGCAGCCGGTTATACAGCCGACGAATTAGACTCTATATTTAGAGCAACTAATATTGGGTCGTTAATTCAAGATAATCTACCAAGAAGTGCTAAAACCTTTTATGAAAAAGAAGATTCTGAAAGGTATTCATTAACATTGCCAATCAAGAATTTCAAGGTTACCGTGCCCCCTGCATTTTCTGGTGGTCAAAATATATATAATGAGTTTGTTAGGCTTTTATATCATGTAAAAGATATAGATGACTTTAATATGCTGCCTACTCCGTTTGTATGTATAGCAACAGATATTGAAACAGGTAGACAGGTAATTTTAAATTCAGGATATCTGCCAGAAGCTATTTTGGCAAGTGGAACATTGCCATCTCTTTTTGAGCCTACGATCATTAATGATAAAGTGTTGATAGATGGTGGTGTGGTTAATAATTATCCTATAGATGAAGTTAGGGCAATGGGCGCCGATATTATAATTGGAGTAGATGTACAGCATGATTTATCTGATAGAGAAGCCTTGTTGTCTGCAACTGAAATTCTATTACAAATAAACAATTACCGTACAGTTGCAGATATGAAAATCAAGTCTGAAAAGACCAATATTTATATAAAGCCAAATATAGAAGAGTACTCGTTAATAGACTTCAATAGAATGGGTGAAATTGTTAAAACGGGTGAAGATGCGGCTAATTTAAAAATTGATGAACTAAGGGAGCTTGCATCAGGTTATAAGAAAGTTGGTCATACTATTTCTGTAATTGAAGCAGATGAAAAGCTGACAATTAATAGGTTGTTGATCGATGGTAATACAGTTCATACTAGAGGTTATGTAAAAGGTAAGTTACGGTTTAATTTAGACGAGCCTATTAACTTTAAAAAGTTGCAACAAGGCATGAGTAATTTATCTGCTACAGGTAACTTTAGAACAATCAAGTATAAATTGCTTGATAATATGAATGGTGGTGAAGATTTAATTCTTCCGTTAGATGAAACTAGAAATACTTCATTTTTGAGATTAGGGGCTCATTATGATGATTTGTATAAAAGTGGAGCGCTTATAAATATTACAAAAAAGAGGATACTGTCAAAAGACGATGTCGCCTCTTTTGATTTTATTTTAGGTGATAATATTAGATATAACTTTGAGTATTATATAGATAAAGGTACCTATTGGAGTTTTGGAATCAATTCTAGATTCAATGATTTTGATCAAGAAATTAATTTTGATTTAATAGAGGATAATTTTGAAGTAGGCACTGGTACGACACTTAATAGAATTAATTTAAACGTATCTGACTTTACAAATCAGCTGTACATACAAACGGTAGTTAAAGAAGAGTTTGCGTTTACGCTTGGTGCAGAGTTTAAGCATTTGCAATATAGTACAAGAACATTTGCAGACACGCCAAATAGCACAGCTCCTGGTACTACGGCTAGTAATGGTAGAACATATTTTGAGCGTAGTAATTTTATTAGTGCTTATGGTGCGCTTAAACTGGATACCTACGATGACAAGTATTTTCCTTCAAGAGGTCTTTATTTTAATGGTGATATGCACTATTATGTATTATCATCAGATTTCAATAATAATTTTAAAGATTTTTCTGTCTCTAAAGCTCGTTTAGGTATGGCAATGCCTTTAGTAAATAAGCTATCTATAAATGTAGAAACAGAAGGTGGTTTTAAATTGGGGACTTCTAATGTTACCTCTTTTGATTTTTTTCTTGGTGGTTATGGCACAGACTTTATAAATAATTTTGTTCCATTTGTTGGGTATGACTTTATAAGTCTGCCGGGTAATAGTTTCGTAAAAGCATATGCGAGGTTAGATTATGAATTTGCTAAAAAGAACCATGCGTTGTTTACGGCAAATTTCGCAAATGTTGATGATGATCTTTTTAGAACAGGAGATTGGTTTAAGGCACCTACATATTCAGGTTACGGTATTGGTTATGGTCTAGAGTCTTTTTTGGGTCCGATTAACTTAATGTATTCTTGGACGCCCGAAATAGATAAATCACAATTTTTTGTAAGCGTAGGCTACTGGTTTTAA
- a CDS encoding DUF3108 domain-containing protein: MKKLFLFALILTYFGVQGQSSQSAFKTGEWLKFRMHYGFLNASYATLQVNSATIDDKSVYHVVGHGETTGVASWFFKVDDTYESYFDKQDGKPYRFVRKINEGGYKKDVEINFDHNTSKAELNDKKNKKKLNFTLENNIQDLISAFYFLRNNYKTEDLEVGKAITLKMLYDDDGIFDFKLKYLGVEVVNTKYGKVECLKFRPLVQSGRVFKEQESLSLWVSNDDNRIPIRIKADLAVGAIKADIDGYNGLKHQFKIIMD; encoded by the coding sequence ATGAAAAAACTATTTTTATTCGCCCTTATCTTAACATATTTTGGTGTCCAAGGTCAGAGTTCTCAGTCGGCTTTTAAGACAGGAGAGTGGTTGAAGTTTAGAATGCATTATGGTTTTTTAAACGCAAGTTATGCGACCCTACAAGTTAATTCTGCGACTATAGATGATAAATCTGTGTATCATGTAGTTGGTCATGGCGAAACAACGGGTGTTGCTAGTTGGTTTTTTAAGGTAGACGATACTTATGAAAGTTATTTTGATAAACAAGATGGCAAACCATATAGGTTCGTTCGTAAAATTAATGAAGGTGGCTATAAGAAAGATGTAGAAATAAACTTTGATCATAATACATCTAAAGCAGAACTTAATGACAAGAAAAACAAGAAAAAGCTTAATTTTACATTAGAGAACAATATACAGGACTTAATATCCGCTTTTTATTTTTTAAGGAACAACTATAAGACAGAAGACCTTGAAGTAGGAAAAGCGATTACCCTGAAAATGCTTTATGACGATGATGGTATTTTCGACTTTAAACTTAAGTATTTAGGTGTTGAAGTTGTAAATACAAAATATGGTAAAGTTGAATGCTTAAAATTTAGACCCTTGGTACAATCGGGGCGTGTATTTAAAGAGCAAGAAAGTTTATCATTATGGGTGTCGAATGACGACAATCGAATTCCTATAAGAATTAAAGCAGATTTAGCAGTAGGTGCTATAAAAGCAGATATAGATGGGTATAATGGTCTTAAGCATCAGTTTAAAATAATAATGGATTAG
- a CDS encoding tryptophan 2,3-dioxygenase family protein, giving the protein MEDKEKIKSQISKLEEKYKDSGQDLGSYLDGLLHQRYLTYWDYIHLDTLLSLQVPRTHFPDEEIFIMYHQITELYFKLILHEQKQLVDDKSNSLDFFIEKVRRVNSYYKVLISSFSVMIKGMEREQFLQYRMALLPASGFQSAQFRMIELYATPLENLVHVSERVQFSSESTIEELYEHIYWKKGATDKDTGEKTLTLKQFEYRYTPRLIRIAKQVENATIYHKYLSLPKEQREDKTLVDSLKTLDVNANINWQLMHMGSAHRYLRKETGDIEATGGTNWKEYLPPSFQKIVFFPELYTEQELNNWGKQWVNHMLNPDKSRVE; this is encoded by the coding sequence ATGGAAGATAAAGAGAAAATCAAATCCCAAATCTCTAAGCTAGAAGAAAAATATAAAGATTCAGGGCAAGATCTAGGCTCTTATTTAGATGGGTTATTGCATCAACGTTATCTTACCTATTGGGACTATATTCATCTAGATACTTTATTAAGTCTACAAGTTCCAAGAACACATTTTCCCGATGAAGAGATTTTCATCATGTATCATCAAATTACCGAACTCTATTTTAAATTGATTTTGCACGAGCAAAAACAATTGGTAGATGATAAAAGTAACAGCTTAGATTTTTTTATAGAAAAGGTTAGAAGAGTTAATAGCTATTACAAAGTGCTTATATCGTCATTTAGTGTAATGATAAAGGGTATGGAGCGCGAACAGTTTTTGCAATATCGTATGGCATTGCTACCTGCTAGTGGTTTTCAGTCAGCCCAGTTTAGAATGATAGAACTGTATGCAACACCATTAGAAAATTTAGTTCATGTTTCTGAAAGAGTTCAATTTTCTTCAGAATCTACCATAGAAGAATTGTACGAACATATCTATTGGAAAAAAGGTGCTACAGATAAAGATACAGGCGAGAAAACCTTAACCTTAAAACAGTTTGAGTATCGTTATACACCTAGGCTTATAAGAATAGCAAAACAGGTAGAGAACGCAACAATATATCATAAATACTTAAGTTTACCCAAAGAGCAGAGAGAAGATAAAACTTTGGTAGATTCTTTGAAGACGCTAGATGTAAATGCTAACATTAATTGGCAGTTAATGCATATGGGTTCTGCGCATAGGTATTTAAGAAAAGAGACTGGTGATATTGAAGCTACAGGAGGTACAAATTGGAAAGAATATTTGCCGCCTAGTTTTCAGAAAATTGTTTTTTTTCCAGAATTATACACTGAACAAGAATTAAATAATTGGGGTAAGCAGTGGGTAAACCATATGTTGAATCCAGATAAATCAAGAGTAGAATAA
- a CDS encoding M23 family metallopeptidase: MQKYWGILLALTVIASCKDANNEKKDVAQNVKVVEVPEVNERFGFNLDEFNVKLDTIKYGDSFGELMQKNNVEYPKVLAISENFKDSFDVRKIRVGKPYTILQSKDTTAQAQVFIYENDPINYTVVDLRDSVNVYKDKNKVKFVQREVSGVIVSSLSEAILEQGVDYNVTHNLANVYAWTIDFSRLQKNDKFKIIYNEKFINDTVYAGAEPIEAAYFEHNGKPIYAFAYENDSLRSLVDYYDENANNLRRTFLRMPVEYGRLSSRYNLNRRIKYYGYKLRPHKGTDYAAPIGTPIMATADGTVVESTRRGGNGKYVKIRHNGTYSTQYLHMKAQKVKKGEFVRQGDVIGWIGMTGNTGGPHVCYRFWRNGKQVDPLQEELPQAEPLHDTLKEEYFAYIATYKEQLDCIIYPKVLIEEEDEDLLTLNQENGTK; this comes from the coding sequence ATGCAGAAGTATTGGGGAATATTATTGGCATTGACTGTTATTGCATCATGCAAAGACGCCAATAATGAGAAGAAAGACGTGGCTCAAAATGTTAAGGTTGTTGAAGTGCCAGAAGTCAATGAGAGGTTTGGTTTTAATTTAGACGAATTCAATGTTAAGTTAGATACTATCAAATATGGCGATAGTTTTGGCGAATTAATGCAAAAGAATAATGTCGAATATCCAAAGGTTTTGGCTATTTCAGAAAACTTCAAAGATAGTTTTGACGTTCGTAAAATTCGTGTAGGTAAGCCGTACACTATTTTGCAATCTAAAGATACCACTGCACAAGCACAGGTATTTATTTATGAGAATGATCCAATTAACTATACCGTTGTAGATTTGCGCGATAGTGTAAATGTATATAAGGATAAGAACAAGGTAAAATTTGTTCAACGAGAAGTTTCAGGTGTAATAGTATCTAGTTTGTCAGAAGCTATATTAGAACAGGGTGTAGATTATAATGTTACGCATAACCTGGCTAATGTGTATGCATGGACAATTGATTTCTCTAGATTACAAAAGAACGATAAGTTCAAGATCATCTACAATGAGAAGTTTATAAACGATACGGTATATGCAGGTGCAGAACCTATCGAAGCAGCGTATTTTGAGCATAATGGTAAACCTATCTATGCTTTCGCTTATGAAAATGATTCTCTAAGAAGTCTGGTCGATTACTATGATGAGAATGCAAATAATTTAAGGAGAACGTTTTTAAGAATGCCAGTAGAGTATGGTAGATTATCTTCTAGGTACAATCTGAATAGAAGAATAAAATACTATGGTTATAAGTTACGACCACATAAAGGAACAGATTATGCGGCACCTATAGGTACACCAATTATGGCTACAGCAGATGGTACCGTTGTAGAATCTACAAGAAGGGGTGGTAACGGTAAATATGTTAAGATCAGACATAATGGTACGTACTCCACTCAGTATCTGCATATGAAAGCCCAAAAGGTAAAGAAAGGGGAGTTTGTTCGTCAAGGAGATGTAATTGGGTGGATTGGTATGACAGGTAATACAGGTGGACCACATGTGTGCTATCGCTTTTGGAGAAATGGAAAACAAGTAGATCCATTACAAGAAGAGCTACCGCAAGCAGAACCTTTACATGACACCTTAAAAGAAGAATACTTCGCGTATATCGCAACATATAAAGAACAGTTAGATTGCATAATCTATCCTAAAGTTTTAATAGAAGAAGAAGACGAGGATTTACTAACACTTAATCAAGAAAATGGCACTAAATAA
- the pgi gene encoding glucose-6-phosphate isomerase, which translates to MALNKINPQQTDIWKKLTAHYEETKGTHLRSLFSSDAKRAEKFTLQWNDFLFDYSKNRISEETMQMLLKLADEVNLKGAIKDYFGGDLINETEGRAVLHTALRAKKGDVVLVDGENVMPEIYEVKEHIKEFTNSVINGELKGYTGKAFTNVVNIGIGGSDLGPAMVTEALKFYKNQLSIHFVSNVDGDHVHEILKTLDPETTLFVVVSKTFTTQETLSNATTIKKWFLKHGTQEDIAKHFAAVSTNSEKIAEFGIDAANVFPMWDWVGGRFSLWSAVGLTIALAVGYDNFDAMLQGANETDVHFKETEFSENIPVIMALVSVWYNNFYGAETEAIIPYAQYLSRFSAYLQQGIMESNGKSVDRAGNKVGYETGTIIWGEPGTNSQHAFFQLIHQGTKLIPTDFIGFKHSLHGDKDHHNKLMANYFAQTEALMNGKTREEVVAELKTKDLSESEINKLAPFKVFAGNKPTNTILMDKLTPKSLGSLIALYEHKIFVQGVIWNIFSYDQWGVELGKQLAGTILDDINNSDISDHDSSTLRLLQYFKK; encoded by the coding sequence ATGGCACTAAATAAAATAAACCCACAGCAAACTGATATTTGGAAGAAATTAACGGCTCATTACGAAGAAACAAAAGGTACGCACCTAAGAAGTTTGTTTTCTTCGGATGCAAAAAGAGCTGAAAAATTCACGTTACAGTGGAATGATTTCCTTTTTGATTATTCAAAGAATAGAATATCAGAAGAGACAATGCAGATGTTGCTTAAATTGGCTGACGAGGTAAATTTAAAAGGAGCTATAAAAGATTATTTTGGAGGAGATTTAATCAACGAAACAGAAGGCAGAGCTGTTTTACATACAGCGCTTCGTGCTAAAAAGGGCGATGTTGTTTTGGTTGATGGTGAAAATGTAATGCCAGAGATATATGAGGTAAAAGAGCATATTAAAGAATTTACCAACTCTGTAATTAATGGCGAGCTAAAAGGATATACAGGTAAAGCATTTACCAATGTAGTAAATATAGGTATTGGCGGTTCAGACCTAGGTCCGGCAATGGTGACCGAAGCTTTAAAATTTTATAAGAATCAATTATCAATACATTTCGTTAGTAATGTAGATGGTGATCATGTTCATGAAATCTTAAAAACGTTAGATCCAGAGACAACCTTGTTCGTTGTAGTTTCTAAAACTTTTACAACACAAGAAACATTAAGTAATGCGACTACGATTAAGAAGTGGTTTTTAAAGCATGGTACCCAAGAAGATATTGCAAAGCACTTTGCCGCAGTATCGACTAATAGTGAGAAAATTGCTGAATTCGGTATTGACGCTGCGAATGTATTCCCAATGTGGGACTGGGTTGGTGGTAGATTCTCTTTATGGAGTGCAGTAGGGTTGACAATTGCCTTGGCAGTTGGTTACGATAACTTTGATGCAATGTTACAAGGTGCCAATGAAACCGATGTACATTTTAAGGAAACTGAATTCTCAGAGAACATTCCCGTTATAATGGCATTGGTAAGTGTTTGGTATAATAATTTTTATGGTGCAGAAACAGAAGCTATAATTCCATATGCACAATATTTAAGTAGATTTTCTGCCTACTTACAACAGGGCATAATGGAAAGTAATGGTAAAAGTGTAGATAGAGCAGGCAATAAAGTTGGCTACGAAACAGGAACTATTATTTGGGGAGAACCGGGTACAAATTCTCAGCACGCCTTTTTTCAGTTAATACACCAGGGTACTAAATTAATACCTACAGACTTTATTGGTTTCAAGCATTCTTTACATGGCGATAAGGACCATCATAATAAATTGATGGCAAATTATTTCGCACAGACCGAGGCTTTAATGAATGGTAAAACTAGAGAAGAAGTAGTTGCTGAATTAAAGACTAAAGATTTATCAGAATCTGAAATTAATAAACTAGCTCCATTTAAGGTGTTTGCAGGTAACAAGCCTACCAATACTATTTTAATGGATAAGCTAACGCCTAAAAGTTTAGGTTCTTTAATTGCCTTGTATGAGCATAAGATTTTTGTTCAAGGGGTGATTTGGAACATATTTAGTTATGATCAATGGGGTGTAGAATTAGGAAAACAACTGGCTGGGACTATTCTTGATGATATTAACAATTCAGATATTTCTGATCACGACAGCTCTACATTGAGACTTTTGCAATATTTTAAGAAATAA